A single Caretta caretta isolate rCarCar2 chromosome 2, rCarCar1.hap1, whole genome shotgun sequence DNA region contains:
- the ADCYAP1 gene encoding pituitary adenylate cyclase-activating polypeptide isoform X1, translated as MCSKAILALLVYGIIMHCSVYCSPAAGFQYPALRISQEASEFLPFAFRARLEDEVYDEDGNTLQDFAFDNDPLGIANPSSMIDDMYTLYYPPEKRHADGIFNKAYRRVLGQLSARKYLHSLMAKRVGGASGLEDDSEPLSKRHSDGIFTDSYSRYRKQMAVKKYLAAVLGKRYKQRVKNKGRRVAYL; from the exons ATGTGTAGCAAAGCGATCCTAGCGCTACTGGTCTATGGGATAATAATGCACTGCAGCGTCTACTGCTCACCTGCTGCTGGATTTCAATACCCTGCGCTAAG GATTTCTCAGGAGGCGTCTGAATTCTTGCCCTTTGCTTTCCGGGCTAGGCTGGAAGATGAAGTTTATGACGAGGATGGAAACACGCTGCAGGATTTCGCCTTTGACAACGACCCCCTTGGGATAGCGAACCCATCATCCATGATAGACGACATGTACACCCTGTACTACCCACCGGAAAAGAG GCACGCCGATGGGATATTTAACAAAGCCTACAGGAGAGTTCTGGGTCAGCTATCCGCTAGGAAATACCTACATTCTTTGATGGCCAAACGGGTGGG CGGTGCCAGCGGCCTGGAGGACGACTCGGAACCGCTCTCCAAACGGCACTCGGATGGCATCTTCACAGACAGCTACAGCCGCTACCGGAAACAAATGGCTGTCAAGAAATACTTGGCAGCGGTCCTGGGGAAAAGGTATAAACAAAGAGTTAAAAACAAAGGACGCCGAGTAGCGTATTTGTAG
- the ADCYAP1 gene encoding pituitary adenylate cyclase-activating polypeptide isoform X2, with the protein MCSKAILALLVYGIIMHCSVYCSPAAGFQYPALRLEDEVYDEDGNTLQDFAFDNDPLGIANPSSMIDDMYTLYYPPEKRHADGIFNKAYRRVLGQLSARKYLHSLMAKRVGGASGLEDDSEPLSKRHSDGIFTDSYSRYRKQMAVKKYLAAVLGKRYKQRVKNKGRRVAYL; encoded by the exons ATGTGTAGCAAAGCGATCCTAGCGCTACTGGTCTATGGGATAATAATGCACTGCAGCGTCTACTGCTCACCTGCTGCTGGATTTCAATACCCTGCGCTAAG GCTGGAAGATGAAGTTTATGACGAGGATGGAAACACGCTGCAGGATTTCGCCTTTGACAACGACCCCCTTGGGATAGCGAACCCATCATCCATGATAGACGACATGTACACCCTGTACTACCCACCGGAAAAGAG GCACGCCGATGGGATATTTAACAAAGCCTACAGGAGAGTTCTGGGTCAGCTATCCGCTAGGAAATACCTACATTCTTTGATGGCCAAACGGGTGGG CGGTGCCAGCGGCCTGGAGGACGACTCGGAACCGCTCTCCAAACGGCACTCGGATGGCATCTTCACAGACAGCTACAGCCGCTACCGGAAACAAATGGCTGTCAAGAAATACTTGGCAGCGGTCCTGGGGAAAAGGTATAAACAAAGAGTTAAAAACAAAGGACGCCGAGTAGCGTATTTGTAG